Proteins found in one Fulvitalea axinellae genomic segment:
- a CDS encoding polysaccharide biosynthesis/export family protein — protein MLQPDHELENVKSGEVYSTYKLPDYDLRLKQGDIISIRVGSIDQSDLDFIYKYAYEMGEYLYLKDPSSNRVNNQQVPLTPNGGIIKGPTQYDKALGFKLSENGSVELPKLGKVGLDGMTITEAEKLIEDKLKDGYLDNPIVRVQILNFRFTVVGEIKSPGVYTTYKPKTTLFEALSFAGNFDEFSDRKEVKIVRKRNGASEVAYVNMLDENFLASNYYYIHPGDVVVIAPLKAKAFRNYGLKDISTTFQLLTAAVSIVALIKSLN, from the coding sequence TTGTTGCAACCGGATCACGAATTAGAAAATGTGAAATCTGGTGAAGTTTATTCGACTTATAAATTGCCCGACTATGACCTAAGGTTAAAACAAGGCGATATAATATCGATTAGAGTTGGGTCGATAGATCAGTCAGATCTTGATTTTATATACAAGTATGCGTACGAAATGGGCGAATACTTGTACTTGAAAGATCCTTCAAGTAACAGGGTGAACAATCAACAAGTCCCTTTAACTCCAAATGGCGGTATAATCAAAGGGCCAACCCAATATGATAAGGCTTTAGGGTTTAAATTAAGTGAAAATGGAAGTGTCGAGCTTCCGAAATTGGGGAAAGTGGGACTTGATGGGATGACCATTACCGAAGCCGAAAAACTTATAGAAGATAAGCTTAAGGATGGATATTTGGACAATCCGATAGTGCGTGTTCAGATATTGAATTTCCGTTTTACTGTTGTAGGCGAAATCAAATCGCCTGGAGTCTATACAACTTATAAGCCAAAAACAACATTGTTTGAAGCATTATCTTTTGCCGGCAACTTTGATGAGTTTTCAGACCGTAAAGAAGTCAAAATTGTCAGGAAGCGGAATGGCGCCTCTGAAGTTGCCTATGTCAACATGTTAGATGAGAATTTTTTAGCCTCGAATTACTATTACATACATCCGGGCGATGTAGTTGTGATTGCTCCGTTGAAGGCAAAGGCATTTAGGAATTATGGTTTAAAAGATATTTCTACCACCTTCCAGTTATTGACAGCGGCCGTTTCTATCGTGGCGCTAATTAAATCACTCAATTGA
- a CDS encoding CCA tRNA nucleotidyltransferase translates to MNYATFLEKNKIFAQISESAESLGLETYVIGGFVRDIFLKRPSKDIDVVCVGSGIKLAREVAKRLGDAKVTVFKNFGTAMINAGEWEVEFVGARRESYNRDSRKPIVEDGTLQDDQNRRDFTINAMALSLNKENFGDLIDPFDGMEDLRDMTMKTPLDPGITFSDDPLRMMRAIRFASQLSFDIEPDTFAAISENTHRIRIVSKERIADELNKIILSKTPSYGFKLLFHSGLLKEIFPEMTNLHGVEVRNGKRHKDNFFHTLQVLDNVSEVSDDLWLRWAAILHDIAKPQTKRFHPKAGWTFHGHEDLGGRMVPKIFRKMKLPLNDNMKFVQKLVRLHLRPIALVKETITDSALRRLLFEAGDDLESLMKLCRADITSKNDKKVKQYLSNFDEVERKLEDVEARDQVRNFQPPVTGEQIMEFFDLKPSRTVGEIKDAIKDAVLEGRIRNDHEEAWALMKELGLEKGLTPKSE, encoded by the coding sequence ATGAATTACGCAACGTTTTTAGAGAAGAATAAAATATTTGCTCAAATTTCAGAAAGCGCCGAGTCGCTTGGATTGGAGACATATGTGATTGGTGGTTTTGTCAGGGATATTTTCCTGAAAAGACCGTCCAAAGATATAGATGTAGTATGCGTAGGCAGCGGAATAAAGCTTGCCCGCGAGGTAGCCAAACGATTGGGTGACGCAAAAGTCACGGTTTTCAAAAATTTCGGAACGGCGATGATCAACGCCGGCGAATGGGAAGTGGAGTTTGTAGGAGCGAGGAGAGAGTCTTATAACAGGGATTCTCGTAAACCGATTGTGGAAGACGGTACGTTACAAGACGACCAAAACCGCAGGGACTTTACAATCAACGCCATGGCCTTGAGTCTGAACAAAGAGAATTTCGGCGATTTGATAGACCCGTTTGACGGAATGGAGGATCTGCGTGACATGACGATGAAGACGCCTCTTGACCCCGGGATAACATTTTCGGATGATCCGTTGCGTATGATGCGGGCTATTCGATTTGCCTCACAGCTTTCTTTCGATATTGAGCCTGATACCTTTGCGGCTATTTCCGAAAATACTCACAGAATCCGGATCGTATCCAAAGAAAGGATAGCGGACGAACTTAATAAGATTATACTGTCTAAAACGCCCTCTTACGGATTTAAATTGCTGTTTCATTCGGGTTTGTTGAAGGAGATTTTTCCCGAAATGACAAACCTGCATGGCGTTGAAGTAAGAAACGGAAAACGGCATAAAGATAATTTTTTCCATACCTTGCAGGTGTTGGACAATGTTTCCGAGGTTTCGGATGATTTGTGGTTGCGTTGGGCTGCGATTCTGCATGATATCGCAAAACCACAGACAAAGCGCTTTCATCCGAAAGCGGGGTGGACATTCCATGGTCATGAAGATTTGGGCGGGAGAATGGTGCCGAAGATCTTCAGGAAAATGAAATTGCCGTTGAACGATAATATGAAGTTCGTTCAAAAGCTTGTCCGTCTTCACCTGAGGCCGATTGCTTTGGTGAAAGAGACCATTACGGATTCTGCGCTCAGAAGATTGCTCTTCGAAGCCGGAGATGACTTGGAAAGCTTGATGAAGCTTTGTCGCGCCGACATTACGTCAAAGAACGACAAAAAAGTGAAACAGTATCTTTCCAATTTTGACGAAGTGGAAAGGAAATTAGAAGATGTGGAAGCTCGTGACCAGGTCCGTAATTTCCAACCGCCAGTCACGGGGGAACAGATCATGGAGTTTTTCGATTTGAAGCCAAGCCGTACGGTAGGGGAGATTAAAGACGCTATTAAAGATGCGGTTTTAGAAGGTCGAATTAGGAATGATCACGAGGAAGCTTGGGCATTGATGAAAGAGTTGGGACTGGAAAAGGGCCTGACTCCTAAAAGTGAATAA
- a CDS encoding GSCFA domain-containing protein — translation MDFRAELVLPPSPWKLGLEDGIMTIGSCFSDVIGAHLSENKFRVLANPFGTLFNPLTIFRSLNDAIENASLEDEDFIERDGVHLNFQFHSDVFAKERGSLEKEIGVRKLRAMSFLKACKVIFITFGTSIVYHRKDSGRLVSNCHKRPAKEFERRMLSVNEITDGFTSFASRLSSLNPDCRIVLTVSPVRHLRDGMEANSLSKAVLRVACGELVDSFENVSYFPSYELVTDDLRDYRFFKKDLTHPNEMAEEYVWRKFVGHYFSEEADAFLRKWEKIKMALEHRPLHSGTESHQKFLMNTLKKLETLTREIDVEEEISQVKNELEKIK, via the coding sequence ATGGACTTTCGTGCCGAATTGGTTTTGCCTCCGTCTCCCTGGAAGTTGGGCTTGGAAGACGGGATTATGACAATAGGTTCCTGTTTTTCCGACGTGATAGGTGCCCATCTTTCGGAAAACAAGTTTCGTGTTCTGGCCAATCCCTTCGGAACATTATTTAATCCTTTGACGATCTTCCGGTCTCTTAATGATGCGATCGAAAACGCTTCGTTGGAAGACGAGGATTTTATCGAAAGGGACGGCGTGCATCTTAATTTCCAGTTTCATTCCGATGTTTTCGCGAAGGAAAGGGGAAGTCTGGAAAAAGAGATTGGTGTAAGGAAACTGAGGGCAATGAGCTTTTTGAAAGCATGCAAGGTCATATTCATTACTTTCGGAACCTCTATTGTTTATCATAGAAAAGACTCAGGAAGGTTGGTTTCCAATTGTCATAAACGACCCGCTAAGGAATTCGAAAGGCGGATGCTGTCCGTAAACGAAATTACGGATGGTTTTACGTCTTTTGCGTCAAGGTTGTCGTCGTTGAATCCGGATTGCCGAATTGTGCTTACGGTAAGTCCGGTACGGCATCTGCGTGACGGAATGGAGGCGAATAGTTTGAGCAAAGCCGTATTGAGAGTGGCGTGCGGGGAACTTGTGGATTCTTTTGAGAATGTTTCCTATTTCCCAAGTTATGAGTTGGTGACGGATGATTTGAGGGATTACAGGTTCTTTAAAAAAGACCTCACTCATCCGAATGAAATGGCGGAGGAATATGTGTGGCGGAAGTTTGTAGGGCATTATTTTTCCGAAGAGGCCGATGCGTTCTTGCGGAAATGGGAAAAAATAAAAATGGCTTTGGAACACAGACCGTTGCATTCGGGGACGGAGTCGCATCAAAAGTTTTTGATGAATACACTGAAAAAACTAGAGACTCTTACTCGAGAAATAGATGTGGAGGAAGAAATTTCACAGGTGAAAAATGAATTGGAAAAAATAAAGTGA
- a CDS encoding thioredoxin domain-containing protein — MYTQTRIWTTIFAFVLCLANCKAQDRQNDNHLKKMHSNRLIKESSPYLLQHAHNPVDWFPWGPEAFEKAIKEDKPILLSVGYSSCHWCHVMERESFENEEIANVMNDRFVCIKLDREERPDIDAIYMDAVQRMGIRGGWPLNVFLTPDKKPFFGGTYYPPQKWTSILVNVSETYKRRKDDVLASAEDMVATLKKGNSAFSSSEIGSAPIQLNDLEMHAKTLTDGVDFELGGFVGAPKFPMPSVWSFLFDMRSVTGNMDFYEAGEKTLTAMVRGGIYDQIGGGFARYSTDSRWFAPHFEKMLYDNGQLLSLLAKGYAHSGNEEFRDAAMETAIFLKREMTGEHGNFYSALDADSEGEEGRFYVWENQELTGALSEGDFELIKTYYGATAQGNWEHGRNILFRSQNPKDFAEKIGVSESMLKAKIASLKSTLLDKRSKRIRPGLDDKTITSWNALTISGLVDSYTVFGDKIYLEMALANAHFLIKNLKQGENLFRAYKDGNAYNKAFSEDYALLADALISLYQITADDKWLTEAEALTKTAIEKFYDKTDGFFFFAETGGSELIIRKKELYDNVIPSSNAVMAHVLLRLGHLDANDEYIKMADKMLSNIEPLYNRGLRHLHHWARSSVLRSSTVAEVVIVGPKARESAREILAKQTPGIVILASEKPSSKRKLLKEKNAVNGKTTFYVCYGKTCSKPVQTVAEALKLLP; from the coding sequence ATGTATACCCAAACCCGAATTTGGACAACAATATTCGCCTTTGTTTTGTGTTTGGCAAACTGCAAAGCGCAAGACAGGCAAAATGACAATCACTTGAAAAAAATGCACAGCAACCGCCTCATTAAAGAATCCAGCCCCTACCTGCTCCAACACGCCCACAACCCGGTGGATTGGTTCCCTTGGGGACCCGAAGCTTTCGAAAAAGCCATAAAAGAAGACAAACCTATCCTGCTAAGCGTCGGATATTCTTCTTGCCACTGGTGCCATGTGATGGAGCGTGAGTCCTTCGAAAACGAAGAGATCGCGAATGTGATGAACGATCGCTTTGTCTGCATTAAACTGGACCGCGAGGAACGCCCCGACATAGACGCTATTTATATGGACGCCGTACAACGGATGGGTATTCGTGGTGGCTGGCCTTTAAATGTTTTTCTAACTCCTGACAAAAAGCCCTTTTTCGGAGGCACGTATTATCCTCCACAAAAATGGACGAGCATACTTGTCAATGTTTCAGAAACATATAAAAGAAGAAAAGACGACGTTCTGGCATCCGCCGAAGACATGGTGGCAACCCTAAAAAAAGGCAATTCCGCTTTCTCTTCTTCGGAAATCGGCTCCGCCCCAATTCAACTAAACGACTTGGAAATGCACGCCAAAACCCTAACCGACGGGGTGGACTTCGAACTCGGCGGTTTTGTCGGCGCACCAAAATTCCCGATGCCTTCCGTTTGGAGCTTCCTTTTCGACATGCGCTCAGTCACTGGAAACATGGATTTTTACGAAGCCGGCGAAAAAACGCTTACAGCCATGGTCAGAGGCGGAATCTATGATCAAATCGGAGGCGGATTCGCCAGATATTCCACCGACTCAAGATGGTTCGCCCCGCATTTCGAAAAAATGCTCTACGACAACGGCCAATTGCTTAGCCTTCTGGCCAAAGGTTACGCGCACTCCGGCAATGAGGAATTCCGGGACGCGGCCATGGAAACCGCCATTTTCCTAAAGCGGGAAATGACCGGCGAACACGGCAATTTCTATTCGGCGCTTGACGCCGACAGCGAAGGCGAAGAAGGGCGGTTTTACGTCTGGGAAAATCAGGAATTAACAGGCGCCCTTTCCGAAGGAGATTTCGAATTAATAAAAACATACTACGGCGCTACGGCGCAAGGCAACTGGGAACATGGAAGAAATATCCTTTTCCGTTCTCAAAACCCTAAAGATTTCGCCGAGAAAATCGGCGTCTCGGAGAGTATGCTAAAAGCCAAAATCGCATCATTAAAGTCGACCCTACTCGATAAACGTTCCAAAAGAATCCGACCAGGGCTTGATGACAAAACAATTACCTCTTGGAACGCACTCACAATTTCCGGTTTAGTGGACTCGTACACAGTCTTCGGTGACAAGATTTATTTGGAAATGGCCCTAGCGAACGCCCACTTTCTGATCAAAAACCTAAAACAAGGCGAAAACCTTTTCCGGGCGTATAAAGACGGAAATGCATACAACAAAGCCTTTTCCGAAGACTACGCCCTACTCGCCGATGCCCTGATCTCGCTTTACCAAATTACGGCGGACGACAAATGGCTAACGGAAGCCGAAGCTTTAACCAAAACAGCGATCGAGAAATTCTACGATAAAACGGACGGCTTCTTTTTCTTCGCCGAAACAGGCGGGTCCGAACTCATTATCCGCAAAAAAGAACTGTACGACAACGTCATTCCCAGCTCAAACGCCGTCATGGCACATGTGCTTCTTCGCCTCGGCCATCTCGACGCCAACGACGAATACATAAAAATGGCGGACAAAATGCTAAGCAATATCGAACCGCTTTACAACAGAGGCCTCAGGCACCTGCACCATTGGGCCAGATCTTCCGTCCTCAGGTCATCTACCGTCGCCGAAGTGGTGATAGTCGGGCCAAAAGCGAGAGAATCGGCACGGGAAATATTAGCGAAGCAAACTCCCGGCATTGTGATTTTGGCGAGTGAAAAGCCCTCATCCAAACGGAAACTTCTTAAAGAAAAAAATGCCGTCAACGGCAAAACGACTTTTTATGTTTGTTACGGCAAGACCTGCTCCAAGCCCGTACAGACAGTCGCTGAAGCTCTGAAATTATTGCCATAA
- a CDS encoding glycosyl hydrolase family 18 protein — MKKLLPILLIAFALFTSEKAYAQIKALDKVEKKLYKGVKQISKRKKKNKKLEKTFDKLTGKKGSAKAVTSSDSTQNGVDIIVDHPAPVGQYKDVYTFVNGKKSIRFNNINPETDSVFWNEQTNTYYKIRKDIRVKRPGFKSVIWYPYWQGENFNNINLNLITDILFYSYNIDPYTGLPNEPQAISDWKKTALVDTANTFGIRSLLTATSYSQEGNTAFLLNPYAQETFIDSVVHTVMSKNGAGINIDFHPIPDKHYDAFTGFVLKLAAEMDKAGDLQLYLTVPANGDENFDVSDLNKYVDCFLIVNHPEDDYSYSNNQHISPPFPLHSGKGNVHSMNSALNFYANKGISPNKTIFNVYDYAMVWEMKNRKNFRGSFVEYSPFENMELNFPNRKREAVYDPEYASNYLLSGDKVYWFEDERSLKEKIDWAIDYNTGGLAFWSIVDKRVHEPFWRAISQNIAQDSVVAISPISSKPKFTYTMAHRIVKYEPVITIALMIVFFALIIGAALSLLDWRVQEQFFQKKLYRYVYIFIVLASVTTFFLLNDGIDNGMVALVIGIFLGGVAFFLIHGLTSSHRGKLP; from the coding sequence ATGAAAAAACTCTTACCCATACTCCTAATCGCTTTCGCCCTTTTTACTTCCGAGAAAGCTTACGCCCAGATCAAAGCGCTAGACAAAGTCGAGAAGAAGCTTTATAAAGGCGTAAAGCAGATTTCGAAAAGGAAGAAGAAAAACAAAAAGCTGGAAAAGACTTTTGACAAGCTTACCGGCAAAAAGGGTTCGGCCAAAGCCGTGACTTCCAGCGACTCAACACAAAACGGAGTAGACATTATAGTGGACCATCCCGCTCCTGTCGGGCAATATAAAGACGTTTATACTTTTGTTAACGGAAAAAAATCGATCCGATTCAATAATATAAACCCCGAAACAGACAGTGTATTTTGGAACGAGCAGACCAACACATATTATAAAATCAGAAAGGATATTAGGGTAAAACGCCCCGGCTTCAAATCCGTGATCTGGTACCCATATTGGCAAGGCGAAAACTTCAATAATATCAATCTGAATCTAATCACCGATATACTTTTCTATTCATATAACATCGATCCGTACACAGGCCTGCCGAACGAACCACAAGCCATCTCTGATTGGAAAAAAACAGCGTTGGTCGATACGGCCAACACTTTCGGCATACGGAGTCTACTAACCGCCACAAGCTACTCACAGGAAGGAAACACCGCCTTTCTACTCAACCCATACGCCCAAGAAACCTTTATCGACTCGGTAGTACACACGGTAATGTCAAAAAACGGGGCTGGCATCAACATAGACTTTCACCCTATACCGGACAAACATTACGATGCGTTTACAGGCTTTGTACTTAAACTCGCCGCCGAAATGGACAAAGCCGGTGATCTACAATTATACCTCACCGTCCCTGCAAACGGCGACGAGAATTTCGATGTTTCGGACCTGAACAAATACGTTGACTGCTTTCTGATTGTCAACCATCCTGAGGATGATTATTCATACTCGAATAATCAACATATTTCACCTCCTTTCCCCCTTCATTCCGGAAAGGGGAATGTTCACAGCATGAATTCGGCGCTTAACTTCTACGCAAACAAAGGTATTTCCCCAAACAAAACGATATTCAACGTTTATGACTACGCTATGGTCTGGGAAATGAAAAACCGGAAAAATTTCCGAGGCTCCTTCGTCGAATATTCTCCTTTCGAAAATATGGAACTCAATTTCCCAAACAGAAAACGAGAGGCGGTTTATGACCCGGAATACGCCAGCAACTACCTGCTAAGCGGTGACAAAGTTTATTGGTTTGAGGACGAACGATCGCTCAAAGAGAAAATTGATTGGGCAATTGATTACAATACTGGAGGTTTAGCTTTTTGGTCAATCGTAGACAAAAGAGTGCATGAACCGTTCTGGAGAGCGATCAGCCAGAATATTGCCCAAGATTCTGTTGTGGCGATAAGTCCAATCTCTTCCAAACCGAAGTTCACCTATACGATGGCTCACCGTATCGTAAAATACGAACCGGTTATTACCATAGCTTTGATGATCGTGTTTTTCGCATTAATAATCGGTGCGGCGCTTTCGCTTTTGGATTGGAGAGTTCAGGAACAGTTCTTCCAAAAGAAACTATACAGATACGTTTACATCTTCATTGTACTGGCAAGTGTCACTACATTTTTCCTACTGAACGACGGCATTGACAATGGAATGGTGGCTTTGGTCATCGGGATATTCTTGGGTGGCGTCGCGTTCTTCTTAATTCATGGCCTTACAAGCTCGCATCGGGGGAAGTTGCCCTGA
- a CDS encoding aminopeptidase C codes for MINNHLSRLMMMAVALFAFGTASAQKTVKNKKDGAYTFTILKNNDAHAVQNQNRTGTCWSFSSLSFFESELARMGKGDYHLSEMFVVRNTYMDKSDRYVRMNGFLNYGPGGAFHDVRNVIRDHGMVPESVYGGLNYGFDKHNHGEMDEVLLGMVKAVVKNKSRRLTDSWKPAISSTLDAYLGEAPKTFEVDGKEYTPESYAKESGLNPDDYVELTSYTHHPFYSKFIIEVPDNWAWDEVYNLPIDEFMAVMENAIEEGYTIAWAADVSEKGFSHKNGLAVVPDFDAMSKKEKEKMWDNVIPELKITQEMRQKAFDDYRTTDDHGMHITGLAKDQDGKKFYIVKNSWGDESNECGGYFYASENFVKYKTMDIMIHKDAIPKNIRKKLGLK; via the coding sequence ATGATAAATAATCACCTGAGTCGCCTGATGATGATGGCGGTAGCGCTTTTTGCATTCGGTACAGCAAGTGCGCAGAAAACTGTTAAGAATAAAAAGGATGGAGCTTACACATTTACGATCCTGAAAAATAACGATGCGCACGCTGTGCAGAATCAGAATAGGACCGGTACTTGCTGGAGCTTTTCTTCTCTTTCGTTTTTTGAGTCGGAATTGGCCAGAATGGGCAAAGGGGATTACCACCTTTCGGAAATGTTCGTTGTAAGAAATACTTACATGGACAAGTCTGACAGATATGTCCGCATGAACGGCTTTTTGAACTACGGACCTGGTGGCGCATTTCACGACGTTCGTAACGTAATCCGCGACCACGGTATGGTGCCAGAGTCGGTTTACGGTGGTTTGAACTATGGTTTTGACAAGCATAATCACGGCGAGATGGACGAAGTTCTCCTCGGAATGGTTAAGGCCGTAGTGAAAAATAAGAGCCGTCGCCTGACGGATTCGTGGAAACCGGCTATTTCGTCTACATTGGACGCTTACTTGGGCGAAGCTCCAAAAACGTTTGAAGTTGACGGAAAAGAGTACACTCCTGAGTCATACGCCAAGGAATCTGGATTGAATCCTGACGATTACGTTGAATTGACATCTTACACGCATCACCCGTTCTATTCGAAATTCATCATCGAAGTGCCGGATAACTGGGCTTGGGACGAGGTTTATAACCTGCCGATAGACGAGTTTATGGCGGTTATGGAAAACGCTATCGAAGAAGGCTACACTATCGCTTGGGCCGCTGACGTGAGTGAAAAAGGATTTTCGCACAAGAACGGTTTGGCTGTAGTGCCAGATTTCGATGCCATGTCTAAGAAAGAAAAAGAGAAGATGTGGGATAATGTGATTCCGGAATTGAAAATCACTCAGGAGATGAGACAAAAAGCTTTTGATGATTACCGTACGACAGACGACCACGGAATGCACATCACTGGCTTGGCCAAAGATCAGGACGGCAAGAAATTTTACATCGTTAAAAACTCGTGGGGCGATGAGTCAAACGAATGTGGAGGATATTTCTATGCGTCTGAGAATTTTGTCAAATACAAGACCATGGATATCATGATTCATAAGGATGCGATTCCAAAGAACATCCGTAAGAAACTTGGCCTTAAATAA
- a CDS encoding zinc-dependent peptidase: MRNKTEAFSLVKMYISPTGMKRILTLSITVLLVFTLGHLASSHFTTKAEKALIFGTSVLAVVCVFYFEKRIFGKNKTGETLPDNWQAFISEKNCYYRNLNQDDKETFKDKMSGFLNTTKITGIDTIVHPEDRLLIASFAVIPILKVDWNYQNLHEILLYPNSFDSDFNTSHFAGDSPEILGMVGEGSLENTMIISKPDLWRFSWDGASPHNVVIHECAHLIDKFDGQTDGDPILLFDAKTKKGWDLQVSKISEEMRRKETIIDPYALENNAEFFAVISEHFFMAPNSLAQHYPELYKLLKLMYGQDPKAILSSERH; the protein is encoded by the coding sequence ATGCGGAACAAAACAGAGGCGTTTTCTCTTGTGAAAATGTACATTTCCCCCACTGGCATGAAGCGTATCTTAACCCTGTCCATAACCGTTTTGCTCGTATTCACCTTAGGACATTTAGCCTCTTCACACTTTACGACCAAAGCCGAAAAAGCGTTAATATTCGGCACTAGCGTTTTGGCCGTTGTCTGTGTGTTTTATTTTGAAAAAAGAATTTTTGGGAAAAATAAAACGGGCGAAACACTCCCCGACAACTGGCAAGCCTTTATTTCCGAAAAAAACTGCTATTACAGAAATTTAAACCAAGACGACAAAGAGACCTTTAAAGACAAAATGTCAGGGTTTCTAAACACAACAAAAATTACCGGTATCGATACGATCGTGCACCCCGAAGACCGTTTGCTAATAGCTTCTTTCGCCGTAATTCCGATATTAAAGGTCGATTGGAACTATCAGAACCTACACGAGATCCTTTTGTACCCAAACTCTTTCGATTCAGATTTCAACACTTCACATTTCGCTGGTGATTCTCCGGAAATCCTAGGAATGGTAGGCGAAGGAAGCCTAGAAAACACGATGATCATCAGCAAACCAGATCTTTGGCGTTTTTCATGGGACGGAGCGAGCCCACACAATGTCGTGATTCACGAGTGCGCCCACCTTATCGATAAATTTGACGGGCAAACCGACGGTGACCCGATTTTACTTTTCGATGCAAAAACAAAGAAAGGCTGGGATTTGCAGGTCAGTAAAATTTCAGAGGAAATGAGGCGAAAAGAAACGATCATTGATCCATACGCCTTGGAAAACAACGCCGAATTTTTCGCCGTAATCAGCGAGCATTTTTTTATGGCTCCGAATAGTCTTGCCCAACATTACCCTGAACTTTACAAGCTTCTCAAGTTAATGTATGGTCAAGACCCCAAAGCCATCCTTTCCTCTGAAAGGCATTAA
- a CDS encoding BT0820 family HAD-type phosphatase: MKIAIDFDGTIVEDRYPKIGKPMPFAFETMAGLQDRGHKLILWTARSDESLDKAVEFCLANGLEFYAVNESYPGERLKERESRKVLADLFIDDRNLGGFPGWSQVWSTLTAEEEAHSEAEFEFSREKSWIERLFSK; encoded by the coding sequence ATGAAAATCGCAATCGACTTTGACGGTACCATAGTGGAAGACCGTTACCCTAAGATAGGGAAACCTATGCCTTTCGCCTTCGAAACGATGGCGGGGTTGCAGGATCGGGGACACAAATTGATTTTGTGGACCGCCCGTTCAGATGAATCGTTGGATAAGGCTGTTGAGTTTTGTCTGGCCAATGGCTTGGAGTTTTATGCGGTAAACGAGAGCTATCCCGGAGAAAGGCTAAAAGAACGGGAAAGCAGAAAAGTGCTCGCCGATTTGTTTATTGACGATCGGAATTTGGGTGGTTTTCCTGGCTGGAGCCAAGTATGGTCAACCTTGACGGCAGAAGAAGAAGCCCATAGCGAGGCCGAATTCGAATTTTCGAGAGAGAAATCTTGGATAGAGCGTTTGTTCAGCAAATAA
- a CDS encoding gamma carbonic anhydrase family protein: MALVRSVKGMDPKMGKDCWLAETAVVAGDVVMGDNCSVWYGAVIRGDVNSIKIGDRTNVQDNAVIHCTYQKHETVIGNDVTIGHGAVVHGCELKDKVLIGMNSVVMDGAVVESGSVIAAGAIVLAGTQVEPGCVYAGIPAKKVKKLSEEEIANMAKVSGRYLEYVKWY; encoded by the coding sequence ATGGCTTTAGTGAGGAGCGTTAAGGGAATGGACCCGAAAATGGGCAAAGATTGCTGGTTGGCCGAGACGGCCGTGGTAGCTGGTGATGTCGTAATGGGTGATAACTGTAGCGTTTGGTACGGTGCCGTAATCCGTGGGGATGTAAACAGCATCAAGATAGGAGACAGGACTAACGTGCAGGACAACGCTGTTATTCACTGCACTTACCAAAAGCACGAAACGGTTATCGGCAATGACGTGACGATTGGCCACGGCGCTGTAGTGCACGGCTGTGAGCTTAAGGACAAGGTCCTTATAGGAATGAACTCTGTTGTAATGGATGGCGCTGTGGTGGAATCGGGAAGTGTGATTGCCGCTGGAGCTATTGTTTTGGCCGGAACACAAGTGGAGCCTGGTTGTGTTTATGCTGGAATTCCGGCTAAAAAAGTGAAAAAACTTTCGGAGGAAGAGATCGCTAATATGGCTAAGGTCTCTGGAAGATACCTGGAATACGTGAAATGGTATTAA